In Salvia miltiorrhiza cultivar Shanhuang (shh) chromosome 4, IMPLAD_Smil_shh, whole genome shotgun sequence, the DNA window attcaaaatcatcaattgctttttttttttcaaaaaatattccATTATGTAAAATTTGACGAAACGATGAATCATCTTATCGGATTTTTAGGCAGTTTTTTTCACATTACTCAATAATCCAATATCGTATTCCACCTAAAAATTTTGTATAACAaaacatttttcaaaaatactgaaaattaggaggttttaaattgaaaatgaaaaaaaagatgagaaaaattATCACACTTTAATGTTAAAGTTCTCCACACTTTTTTATCTCATAATAattatgaagagagagaaataagagagagaaaagaaatagagaaaatgagaaagataaagagatgagataaattgtgtatatatatatatatatatatatatattgaaattagaaagattataaaaatatacaGCATGTGAAAATACTATCACACCTATAACttttgataatattatcatgaatttgaGTGAAAAGTGGAAAAAGAGGCTGCTCGGTAAAATTTTCCTTCTTGTCcgagagaagaaaaaaagagagaaaaattcaACTAAAATAACGTGTGAAAAGAGTAGAAAAAGCAGAAAAATATGATGTATtgataatagtattatttaaattgtgaattaGTAGGAGTAAAATAATTGGAATTGAGGTGTGGTTGGTTGGTGCAGGTGTTGGGAGACATTGATGGTAGTGATGGTGGTGTACTCGGCGTGGGTATGCCCTTTCGAGATCGCATTTCTCAACTCCAAACCAAGCCCGCCACTATACATAGCTGACAACATCGTCGACATCTTTTTTGCGCTCGATATTATCCTCACCTTTTTTGTTGCCTACATCGATTCAACCACTCAATTATTGGTGCTTGATTCTAAAAAGATTGCTAAAAGGTTAGTTCCCcccttttttcttcaattttaatttatattccctccgtcagGGACGGATCTAGAAATTTAATAATGACCGGGCGAGATTTCACCGGATGATTCTAATAaagttttaataaagaaaacgatttgaatcttgaataattatttgaaatgacacAATTATGACCGGGCAAGATtaacatatatagataaaaaaaatttaaaatcacacatttataggtaacaaaaaaaaaatttgaccgGGCGACGGCCTGGGGTGCCTGGCCTTTAGATCCGTCCCTggcctccgtcccactccaataggctcatttcttttgggcacagagattaaaaaaatttactttttagtaggaaagtggtagaAAAATGGTACacattttttactcaaaatggaaaacgagcctattagagtgagacatctcaaaaagaaaaatgagtctattggagtgggacggagggagtatattttagtattatcataaaataattaaagctCACTAATAcattagtataatttataattaattaattatatttattttttaattattagctCTATTTAATTTGCatcaaaagtaccaaattatttAGAACAAAAAATACCAAGTACtttgatacttttggcactaatattgtcaattgtgccaaaagtatcaaattatttgatttttttaattttttttttatattggtacttttggcactaatattttcatttattttaagtatATTGATAGTTTTtgcacaaattataacattagtaccaaattacttaattacaatctttttttttttttttgctttttgttgatacttttggcacaaattataatAATAGTGCCAAAAGCACCACCCGAACTCGCGCGCCCAATTCGATTCGATCTGTTCAAGTTAAGGGCAATATAGTTTAACATtataaaaacaattaaaattaatatttttaagatAGATGGTTAAATATTGTGTTTTATTGGTCAAATATGATCATAGTTGgtcccaaggggacaccaaacggtgcgacctcctgtgtgtgaacaatgAGGTCCTGGATTTAAATCTCGTTGTTTTCCCTCCCCAACTctcccaagtcaaaaaaataaaataaaaacaataggTGAGTCGGTGGTAGGCAAATAATGTAGAAAGTTCCCCTTTGAGCTAAGGGATCAAGAATAAGATAAATGGAGAAGGATTGTATGCGATTCCATAATTCCCAAGTGGGGGTCcattatatacttttttttcttcttttttttcagtAAAAGCATTAATTATGGATGATGAGAATTAGCATATGCGATAGGTGAATAATAGTGGGCCCTCTCTATTCCAACCGACCAGCCCATAAAGGAGAAAGGGATGGCCCAACGATTGGATCCAACAGCAAAGTGGATTTTCAATTAGCCACCATTCATAAAAACGAGAATAAAATAGAAGTAACAcgattttcatatttatttgtAATCTTAGTTCATAATATATCTATTGGAAATCGTTATATGAAGGAAGGATCAATGCTCATTTCCATAAGGatgatacttcctccgtcccacgaatcttgacacgtattctttCTTGGatcgtctcacgaatcttgacacgtttctaaatataataacaattattacattctctctctccaattttatcactttattattacattatctctcatactttatcaccttaTCTCTtatactttatcacatttatactttattacctacacacttaaaacactaatttacaattccttaattccagtgccaaaaccaaacgtgtcaagattcgtgggacgaaggaagtatcaTTTTTCTAATTTATCATGGTAGTGTGTGTATCATATATATCAGaaacgatcacctacccaccgtggacATGCATAACGTGTCCACtatgatgtggcaattgtattatagtaagataattttaattagagtaatatttattaattctctttcttaattaaaattgtcacatcagtggtggacatgttatgcttgcccacggtgggtaggtgatcggttctgatcatatatatataacaaaataaaccttatttatttttcttttttaaatattcaatCTCCCATACCTCTTTCATAACTACtcctttaattttaatttccatCGCCTACAAAAGAAATATGTGCGTCACGATTCAGTATCCCCCATTCTCACTCCTTGATTTTTCATTTGTGTACcattactaatatttttttcttacacTTCAATTTGTCgtaatctttttattttttttcacaatttagTGAAAACTCATATATATTTGTACCATAACTATTAAACATTTTGTTGCATTTTTTGAGTTAATAACTGATTACAGTGTTTATTAAACTTaatttttcattaaataaatgTGAGTTATATAAGCAATACTATTAATTTTGAGTTGAAAGTGAGAACATGTACAAAATGGTTGCAGGTACATATCAACGTGGTTTATAATGGATGTGGCTTCAACCATACCATTCGAGACCATTGCGTTCTTCATTACCGGCAAGCATCACGCCGACGTCTCCTACTCCGTCCTCGGCATGCTCCGATTTTGGCGTCTCCGCCGTGTCAAGTGTTTCTTTACCAGGTACTAATTTACTTTcaccttatttaattaatatattacacTTGAGATTATATTTATGGCATGTGTATAAGTGCTAATGGAATATAATCGTACAAAATAGAAATCATTTTCAATCCTAAAATCGCAAAGATCTACGGTGAATTATCACATTTTAGAATAAATTGGTGGTCTGGTTCGAATCTTATAAGTGGCGAAATTTTCATGTGCAGGATCGAAAAAGACATCAGGTTTAGCTATTTTTGGGTCCGATGTGCTAGACTCCTATTTGTAAGTAAATAAATCCAAATCACGCATATGTGTTGCTCTTCATTCAAATCCAGATTTTCTATTGACTTCTGGCGCCCCACTTATCTTGGCACACTTTTCTTGTTAGTTTGTCTTATTTATAATGACACtttctaaaaaaagaaatactccATACCTTTtctacacataaaataagtaGGTCCTACCACTATACATTCATAACCTTTTATTCTGAATTTTCGTGCCAAAAGCGAATGTGTCAAGATAAATGAGACGAAATGAGTATCTTTTATTGCACGCAATAGATAATGTCGCACAGATTAGCAATATTTGTGAATGGAATTTAGGTCACATTGTTGCAAGCGCATTTTGCGGCATGCCTGGCATACTTGTTGGCGGTGCAGTATCCGGACGAAGGGAACACGTGGATCGGATCGGCCATACCTAATTTCAAAGAGACGAGCCTGTGGGTGAGATACATCTCAGCCTTGTATTGGTCGACGACGACGATGACGACGGTTGGGTACGGCGACATACACGCGCAGAACACCTTAGAGATGGCTTTCATAATCTGCTACATGCTCTTCAACTTAGGCCTCACCGCTTACATCATTGGCAACATGACCAACTTGGTCGTTGAGGGCACCCGCAGGACTATGGAATTCGTAAgtcctctattttttttttttaattaagttttggaCATAATTCTACTCCAATTAACCACTTAAACTAGCAGAAAGAATgtacgttgtacgtgtaattaatgttattttaattggtaatctattatttaaaaaaatctattaattcattacttttattagataatttattggatggatatatttatttataagccttatcaatagctatagatataaagtattctttataaatttgggtgacaaataaatgtatatcaaaacgaatttatattttataaatataataataataaatatataacagaagtaaaataggcaatccacaaatCGTAAAACtgccttaggctctttttctattagtatagatttagACATCCATTCGACGTTGAAACTTAAAGGGTTAgttataatttgtgtttttaaatttcagcatttttaaaaaaaatattttcaacttACACTCTTActtcaaaaatccccaaattttgaataaaaaattaatttatgtgtTTTCGACggtatgaaataattaattacctAGTCAGAATCTGCATTATTCAATACTCGTTTCGTCTCAATTCAATAGACCATAAGACTTGAGCACGAATGTTAAGAAACGAACAAAAAtggaaatattattttttaaatgaaataagagataattatgtgtgggtcaCAATGATAATTAATGTAAACAATTAGTTTTGTAGAGATATATATTTCATCCGTCAAACGGCTCATTACTTTTAGGCACATAgatattaagaaatgtgtaattagcAGATAAATTGAATTTGTTGAAATtgtttaagtattattttaaaagttggtatagagagagagagagtagggtGGGTGAGCTCATTAAATTCCCTTAAttatttgccaaaaaaaaaaaaatgaaacatttgtaatgagacatcccattatgaaaactgagacatttgtaatgggacggatgaagtatttgtTATGTATTACTTTCCATTTCAGGAAGTGACCTGTTAAATTGagacatcccattatgaaaactgagacatttgtaatgggacggatgaagtatttgtTATGTATTACTTTCCATTTGTTATGTATTACTTTCCATTTCAAATAAGAAAACATGGCCTATTAAATTGGGACGAACGAACGAAGTATAAAAGTATACTAGAAATGTTAAATGTGGGTCGAATTTGCAAGAATATCGAATGATTGGGATTTGATTTGCAAATATTATATGTCTGTTTTAACTAATCCTTCATTGCCTAATTTATTTGCTTGTGCAGAGAAGTAGCATCGAAGCAGCATCGAGTTTCGTGTCTCGCAACCGTCTGCCTGCGAGGTTGAAAGACCAGATTCTGGCTTACATGTGCCTCAGATTCAAAGCAGAGAGCTTGAACCAGCAGCAGCTCATCCAGCAGCTGCCCAAGGCAATATGCAAAACCATCCAACACCATCTCTTCTTGCCCACCGTGCACGGGGTTTACCTGTTCAAGGGCGTCTCGAGGGAAATCCTCATGCTCCTCGTCAGTACTGTTACATCACCTTCGTATACGTATATATACACCAATATTATTAATTCGTGCGTGACCAGTTGAATGGCGTCAATTCATCAGGTTGCAGATATGAAAGCAGAGTATATCCCTCCGCGAGAGGACGTCATAATACAGAACGAGGCAGCGGACGACGTGTACATAATCGTCTCCGGGGAGGTGGAGATGATCGATTGCGAAATGGAGAAAGAGAAAGTTGTTTGGGAGTTCGGCTCCGGTGGGATGTTCGGAGAGGTCGGGGCGTTTTGCTCGACGCCGCAGAGCTTCACGTATCGGACGAAGAAGCTTTCGCAGCTGCTGAGGCTCAAAACCTCAGCCCTAATGGAAGCGATGAAGACGAGACAAGAAGATCATGTGATCATGCTTAAGAACTTCCTGCAGGTTAAATTAATGCCAACTActggttttatttaatttaatttgttcaACAAATTAAAGCTGGTGGCTATATTTTGGCAATGGCAGCATCACAAGAAGCTGAAGGATTTACGGCTGGGGGAGTTATTTGTTGAAGGTGGGGATGAGAGTGATGTGAACATGTCGATAAACTTGCTTAGTGTGGCGGCAACTGGAAACGCTGCGTTTCTTAACGAGCTTCTCAAGGCCGGCCTTGACCCTGATGTTGGAGATTCTAAAGGGAGGACTCCTTTGGTATGTACCTTCTT includes these proteins:
- the LOC131022074 gene encoding potassium channel AKT2/3; the protein is MDGSFGWCSHKSNSNKNKEGHEEVSSSSEELSFKNLSKLVVPPLGVSGYSSYNVTNGRIISPMDTRYRCWETLMVVMVVYSAWVCPFEIAFLNSKPSPPLYIADNIVDIFFALDIILTFFVAYIDSTTQLLVLDSKKIAKRYISTWFIMDVASTIPFETIAFFITGKHHADVSYSVLGMLRFWRLRRVKCFFTRIEKDIRFSYFWVRCARLLFVTLLQAHFAACLAYLLAVQYPDEGNTWIGSAIPNFKETSLWVRYISALYWSTTTMTTVGYGDIHAQNTLEMAFIICYMLFNLGLTAYIIGNMTNLVVEGTRRTMEFRSSIEAASSFVSRNRLPARLKDQILAYMCLRFKAESLNQQQLIQQLPKAICKTIQHHLFLPTVHGVYLFKGVSREILMLLVADMKAEYIPPREDVIIQNEAADDVYIIVSGEVEMIDCEMEKEKVVWEFGSGGMFGEVGAFCSTPQSFTYRTKKLSQLLRLKTSALMEAMKTRQEDHVIMLKNFLQHHKKLKDLRLGELFVEGGDESDVNMSINLLSVAATGNAAFLNELLKAGLDPDVGDSKGRTPLHIAASKGHEDCVVVLLKHACSLHLRDFDGNTALWEAIAAKQHSVFKIMYHWASISDPYVAGDLLCDTARRNDAEVMKELLKHGLFVDSKDRHGLTAIHVATAENHLEMVQLLLVNGSHVDEAVENMIPSANLSEMLRKREIGHCIAVPDTTTPRVNHDEKRREESSLPLRVSIYRGHPENRRVNNCTDAGKLMRMPNSLDELRSIAGQKFGFDATNALVTNEEGAEIDSMEVIRDNDKLYIV